TGTTTTAGCTTTGACATCATTGCTCCTCTGATACTGAAGTTGCTTGTGGACACAACAAGCACCTTGCAGAGACTGAGAATGGCTTGATCTAGCAGCGCCATCTCCAGGCCAATACAAGCACTAGAAGCATGTCCTTGAAGATCAATATGAAGCACCACGCCATCCGTGTCAATTTCACGGTCACCGAACCATTTCCTAGCACTATTTCTTACTTCCACCGAGTCACTAGCTACAAAAATACGGCTAGTATTTTTAAATTTAGATAGAAATCTCCATAATGTGTCTACAGAGGATAATGCATTTATCTGAGAGGCGTCATTGGGCATGTTAGGATTTTTCCTCATCCGAACGTGAGCGCAAACTAAATCTGTTTTCTCTGGTACTCTGCCCATAAACTTGTTGATTCGTTTCCCGAAATGAACAGAGGGTGTCATAAGTTGGTGCCATATAGTTTGAAAAATTTCAGCTCGTTTCTTGTTCTTAAACTCTTTCGGAACAAAGCTGCCATACCTTGGACTGTATTTAATCCCGTTGATGATGTCTTGATTTGTTCTAAAGAAGACCACCTCGCTTGGATGTTTTAGGTTGAAGTCACTTTTAACGTCGACAACGCCATTGCGGTTATTCATCCAGTTCACTTGCTCCCAACCAAGGCCTTGAATGTCTTTCACATGCACATTCCAGTTGACCGCATTGGGGATGTAGAACCTTCTGATATCACACGGGTGGGACATATTAATACCAAACTGTCGACCTGTTACCCTAGCAAGCAGATA
The nucleotide sequence above comes from Haliotis asinina isolate JCU_RB_2024 chromosome 5, JCU_Hal_asi_v2, whole genome shotgun sequence. Encoded proteins:
- the LOC137283739 gene encoding uncharacterized protein, which translates into the protein MQIGSRLAKPLRCRQVCGLRSRRIRLGLLAAIILVLVWFLILTAGSSRPFWLTSDLSPWNVAVSNISARRESHVPAAGARNRQLSTKQKENPQAPHLGQRTYYTGTTTKVVRQSLSNGTKPTFSNDTKPTHGLRARRRYLIYLCDRKGRCGGWGDRQRGMVAAYLLARVTGRQFGINMSHPCDIRRFYIPNAVNWNVHVKDIQGLGWEQVNWMNNRNGVVDVKSDFNLKHPSEVVFFRTNQDIINGIKYSPRYGSFVPKEFKNKKRAEIFQTIWHQLMTPSVHFGKRINKFMGRVPEKTDLVCAHVRMRKNPNMPNDASQINALSSVDTLWRFLSKFKNTSRIFVASDSVEVRNSARKWFGDREIDTDGVVLHIDLQGHASSACIGLEMALLDQAILSLCKVLVVSTSNFSIRGAMMSKLKQKLYMFKNGTISTFNLS